The proteins below come from a single Candidatus Cloacimonadota bacterium genomic window:
- a CDS encoding GspE/PulE family protein, translated as MNEMNDNQLVAKLLKLKNIISEDIYNAVITKTNTLGNKSKVEEILIDEYHIDRDAVYTEIAKIYAIPKTTVNIENMTAGDIEEARELIFSLPKDIKEEVFQKRIIPYKIQKKKNESLIILSSIPTDNFTRTLANALKIKRFDVYYCPWDKIDKLISHISSKEEEKYLEDMLDKSESELEIPDQTLEDESEDLIEQEINKGALVYLFEAALIDGVKSQVSDVHVIPFNHTSVDIRFRQDGRLRLWKRKEGINPQSFLSVVKDRSSNVDRFKVDEAQDGFIQREIEGHTIRFRVSILPIVSREHSRHYESIVIRILDDRNVIDNIDKLGFLPRARQDFEEAVTKPQGLVIVTGPTGSGKSTTLLAALYHVITPEKNILTVEDPVEYVIKGARQIKISPKLDFNWAIRSILRHDPDIVMVGEMRDKETAEVAIKLANTGHLTFSTLHTNDAPSAISRLYKMEIETFLLAYAINIIVAQRLVRKLCKHCKRVVGADKHQYLMRNGITEEELQAGKVFEVVGCEKCRTTGYSGRVAIHEVILFTKEIRQAIVSAKTDINEDLIREIAKGQGMLSLREAGIELVRQGMTTIEEVIYTTTIA; from the coding sequence ATGAATGAGATGAATGATAATCAATTAGTAGCCAAACTTCTGAAACTAAAGAATATCATCAGTGAAGATATCTATAATGCGGTAATTACCAAGACCAATACTTTAGGCAACAAATCTAAAGTAGAAGAGATCCTCATTGATGAATATCATATCGATAGAGATGCAGTTTATACAGAGATAGCCAAGATATATGCTATTCCGAAGACTACTGTCAATATAGAGAATATGACAGCAGGAGATATCGAAGAAGCACGAGAGTTGATCTTCAGTCTGCCTAAAGATATAAAAGAAGAGGTCTTTCAGAAAAGGATCATCCCCTATAAAATTCAGAAGAAAAAGAATGAGTCCTTGATAATCCTCTCGTCAATACCAACTGATAATTTTACCAGAACACTGGCTAATGCCCTTAAGATAAAAAGATTCGATGTTTACTATTGCCCCTGGGACAAAATTGATAAGTTGATCTCTCATATATCGAGCAAAGAAGAGGAAAAATATCTGGAAGATATGCTCGATAAATCCGAGTCTGAGCTGGAAATACCGGATCAAACTTTAGAGGACGAATCTGAAGATCTGATCGAACAGGAGATCAATAAGGGTGCTCTGGTCTATCTCTTTGAAGCCGCACTCATTGATGGCGTTAAGTCACAGGTCAGTGATGTTCACGTGATACCTTTCAACCATACAAGTGTAGATATCAGATTCAGGCAGGATGGTAGATTGCGTCTTTGGAAAAGAAAAGAGGGTATCAATCCACAATCTTTTCTTTCAGTCGTCAAGGACCGTTCCAGCAATGTTGACCGTTTTAAGGTAGATGAAGCCCAAGACGGTTTTATTCAGAGAGAGATCGAAGGGCATACTATCAGGTTCCGAGTCTCGATCTTGCCGATCGTTTCCAGAGAGCATAGCCGGCATTATGAAAGTATCGTTATCAGAATATTGGACGATAGGAATGTCATTGATAATATTGACAAGTTAGGTTTTCTGCCAAGAGCACGACAGGACTTTGAAGAAGCCGTTACTAAGCCCCAGGGATTGGTCATAGTTACAGGTCCGACCGGTAGTGGTAAAAGTACGACCCTCTTGGCAGCTCTGTATCATGTGATTACACCTGAGAAGAATATCCTGACAGTTGAAGATCCGGTTGAGTATGTCATCAAAGGAGCAAGACAGATCAAGATCAGTCCCAAGCTCGATTTTAACTGGGCAATCAGATCTATACTCCGTCATGACCCCGATATTGTTATGGTCGGTGAGATGCGCGACAAGGAAACAGCTGAAGTGGCAATCAAATTAGCTAATACAGGTCACTTAACCTTCTCGACACTCCATACCAATGATGCCCCGAGTGCCATCTCCCGTCTCTATAAAATGGAAATTGAGACCTTCCTGCTCGCTTATGCGATCAATATTATCGTTGCCCAACGATTGGTCAGAAAACTCTGTAAGCACTGTAAAAGGGTAGTTGGTGCTGACAAACATCAGTATCTAATGCGGAATGGGATCACAGAAGAGGAGTTACAAGCCGGTAAGGTCTTCGAAGTGGTTGGATGTGAGAAATGCCGGACAACCGGATATAGTGGGCGTGTAGCTATCCATGAAGTGATCCTCTTTACAAAAGAGATCCGCCAAGCGATAGTAAGTGCCAAAACTGATATTAATGAAGATCTGATCCGTGAGATAGCTAAAGGACAAGGAATGCTTTCTCTTCGTGAAGCGGGTATTGAGCTTGTCCGTCAAGGAATGACGACTATTGAAGAAGTGATCTATACGACTACTATAGCTTAA
- a CDS encoding type II secretion system F family protein, with protein MFKEFRYTGTRLDNGATVRGVCPANNLSTARHKINELAVKNNFVVNSIEKKKMFLYKGITSMGNKVSGEQEAYSKEELYRVLEGLNMSNIKIEPMLLDIRIKPPFADVVMFITLSSEMLKENMRYDEVLKILGMDMQNKTLKRTIKYISRDLKQGQDGAVVFMKYSDIFGRFTSYMLGLASKSGNMAQIYDNTAKYLERQHEFRKNVKQALVMPTITMIAIIIAIAYYVGVLFPQITEMFIQYNIDLPPMTAATLQVSYFLQDNWWWMILLFFTPIFAIGYWFSTPKGRLFRDRMILKLPLVGTLLHKMSIEIFFRVFSTVYTGAGNNMEVIQLSAEACGNQYMEKQVKEITIPRMLKDGAGLIEALAQSGVFTETVISRLNAGSATGSVKKSAEQIAIYYEKETGYRFRTILNSIDVTTAIIIMVVMTFLIIVSSESAFIRPPTHGF; from the coding sequence ATGTTTAAAGAGTTTCGTTACACAGGTACAAGATTAGACAATGGGGCAACTGTTAGGGGTGTCTGTCCGGCAAATAATTTATCAACAGCCCGTCACAAGATCAATGAGTTAGCAGTAAAAAACAATTTTGTAGTCAACAGTATTGAAAAGAAAAAAATGTTCTTATATAAGGGAATAACCTCCATGGGAAACAAAGTAAGCGGCGAGCAGGAGGCGTATTCCAAAGAGGAATTGTATCGAGTTCTGGAAGGGCTCAATATGAGCAACATCAAGATCGAGCCGATGCTCCTCGATATCAGAATAAAACCGCCCTTTGCCGATGTTGTCATGTTCATCACTCTCTCTTCCGAAATGCTCAAAGAAAACATGAGATATGATGAAGTCTTAAAGATCTTAGGGATGGATATGCAGAACAAGACCCTGAAGCGGACGATCAAATATATTTCACGGGACTTGAAACAGGGGCAGGACGGTGCTGTTGTGTTTATGAAGTATTCCGATATCTTTGGACGCTTCACTTCCTATATGCTTGGACTGGCATCAAAATCGGGTAACATGGCACAGATCTATGATAATACGGCAAAATATCTGGAACGACAGCATGAATTCAGGAAGAATGTAAAACAGGCACTTGTTATGCCGACAATAACCATGATAGCCATCATAATCGCTATTGCATACTATGTCGGGGTTCTTTTTCCTCAGATAACCGAGATGTTTATCCAATACAATATTGATCTTCCGCCAATGACAGCAGCAACTCTTCAAGTGAGTTATTTTCTGCAGGATAACTGGTGGTGGATGATTCTCTTGTTTTTCACTCCCATTTTTGCCATAGGTTATTGGTTCAGTACTCCCAAAGGGAGATTATTTAGGGACAGAATGATTTTAAAACTCCCGTTGGTAGGAACCTTGCTTCATAAAATGAGTATCGAGATATTCTTTAGAGTATTCTCGACGGTTTATACAGGTGCCGGTAATAATATGGAAGTAATTCAGCTTTCAGCCGAAGCTTGTGGTAATCAATATATGGAGAAACAGGTGAAGGAGATAACCATACCGAGAATGTTAAAAGATGGTGCTGGATTGATTGAGGCATTAGCTCAATCAGGAGTCTTTACAGAAACTGTGATCTCTAGATTAAATGCCGGTTCGGCTACCGGATCTGTAAAAAAGTCAGCCGAGCAGATAGCGATCTATTATGAGAAAGAAACCGGTTATAGGTTCCGGACAATTCTTAACTCAATAGATGTAACCACTGCCATAATCATCATGGTCGTGATGACTTTCCTGATCATTGTTTCCTCTGAGAGTGCCTTTATCCGTCCGCCAACACACGGATTCTAA
- a CDS encoding type IV pilus twitching motility protein PilT — MKFSFSTKLKELPYYIQGIDRVAEINRIISENPDYRLEAQKTINTFLNKMIELEASDIDFGGMGANRRVWYRVFSRKFPFNEFSQLEHDDSTALICSILSEKKIDSIILSQNADFSYQIEQDGLLHRFRADAYMDLDFLACNFRHINPQPFTMESLGFPAPIVRKLDLDFEKKGLILVTGITGSGKSTTLDAIINMNNNHNEGHVTIIGSPIEFFHKSNKCIVRHREVGRDTLSFKDGTIESLRQDPDIIVIGEMRDPDTIMTALEITDSGHKVFSTLHTGSASESIHRIVAECPVEEQQRVRMRLADVLSVVISQKLVPSTDGKRIMAKEILNVTANVAAAIINNNVGEIYQMITEGKDLGMVTMEQDLLRLYMNKIITRKNAIAYANNKKRMVDLIQYYQNKMA; from the coding sequence ATGAAATTCTCATTTTCCACGAAACTGAAGGAGTTACCCTATTATATTCAGGGTATAGATCGAGTAGCCGAGATAAACCGGATTATCTCAGAAAATCCGGATTATCGTTTAGAAGCGCAAAAGACAATTAACACATTTCTAAATAAGATGATCGAATTAGAGGCATCGGATATTGATTTCGGTGGGATGGGTGCCAACAGAAGAGTCTGGTATAGAGTTTTCAGCCGTAAATTCCCCTTCAATGAATTTTCCCAGTTAGAACATGATGACTCGACTGCTTTGATTTGCAGTATCCTTTCCGAGAAGAAGATAGACTCAATAATTCTCTCTCAGAATGCTGATTTTTCTTATCAGATAGAGCAGGATGGTCTGCTGCACCGTTTCCGAGCAGATGCCTATATGGACCTCGATTTTTTAGCTTGTAACTTCCGTCATATCAACCCACAACCTTTTACTATGGAATCTTTGGGCTTTCCGGCACCAATAGTGAGAAAACTCGATCTCGATTTCGAGAAGAAGGGGTTGATCCTGGTAACTGGTATCACTGGTTCCGGTAAGAGTACAACTCTCGATGCGATCATCAATATGAACAATAATCATAATGAAGGACATGTTACTATCATTGGTTCCCCGATCGAATTTTTCCATAAATCTAATAAATGTATCGTCCGTCATCGTGAAGTGGGAAGAGATACACTCTCTTTTAAAGATGGTACGATAGAATCTTTACGTCAGGATCCGGATATTATAGTTATCGGTGAGATGCGAGACCCGGACACGATCATGACCGCATTGGAGATCACCGATAGTGGTCATAAGGTCTTCTCGACTCTCCATACCGGTTCGGCATCGGAGAGTATCCACCGTATTGTAGCCGAGTGCCCCGTTGAAGAGCAACAAAGAGTAAGAATGCGACTGGCAGATGTCTTGAGTGTAGTAATATCCCAGAAGTTAGTCCCTTCTACCGATGGTAAGAGAATAATGGCGAAAGAGATCCTTAATGTAACTGCCAATGTAGCGGCAGCAATTATAAATAATAATGTAGGTGAGATTTACCAAATGATTACTGAAGGTAAAGACCTTGGTATGGTAACGATGGAGCAGGACCTGCTTCGTCTATATATGAACAAGATAATAACTAGAAAGAATGCTATTGCGTACGCTAACAACAAAAAAAGGATGGTCGATCTTATTCAGTATTATCAGAATAAGATGGCTTAA
- a CDS encoding type II and III secretion system protein, with the protein MRSKSIYSLVVAFMICLATFCLFAAPQGERDLISLSENVQFADAVRIFDPYYRQYENKVLLDMSDYVGPIGINLDRIHWKAAFNSILKKNELVLQERDNAFLVRKESDLKAPTKEEAAVEYIDDILIEATFFEIDFRTVRELGIDWSSFIGGRVKINADLSSTDRLTSDLLTVSTGDRAFDIGDTTIEVNALFKALASTNQGHFLATPQVTVSSGETGTVQDGRDFTILLAGITTAGTEVERAREIDVQSGTIVRVTPLVILDEEGEKAIKLNIKVERSEAFPNPTGYEKLTSEVTSFKTLYNGEETIIGGLTTSKTRSDRYGIPFLKDLPWWVFGIRYLTGYNKHEIETKELIILLKASILPAIHERKLIRQDVAEEIEIKRQRQPELEPKLLP; encoded by the coding sequence ATGAGAAGTAAATCAATCTATTCATTAGTGGTAGCATTCATGATCTGTTTGGCTACCTTCTGTCTGTTTGCCGCTCCACAGGGAGAAAGAGATCTGATCAGTTTATCGGAAAATGTCCAGTTTGCCGATGCTGTTAGGATCTTTGATCCCTATTATCGTCAGTATGAGAACAAAGTTCTCCTCGATATGTCGGACTATGTCGGTCCTATTGGGATCAATCTCGACCGCATCCACTGGAAAGCCGCTTTTAACAGTATCTTGAAGAAAAATGAGCTTGTTCTTCAAGAAAGGGATAATGCCTTTCTTGTTCGCAAAGAGAGTGACCTGAAAGCCCCAACTAAAGAAGAAGCTGCTGTTGAATACATAGACGATATACTGATCGAGGCGACTTTCTTCGAAATTGATTTTCGCACTGTGCGAGAATTAGGTATTGACTGGAGTTCTTTTATTGGTGGAAGAGTTAAGATTAATGCAGATTTATCGAGTACTGATCGATTAACCTCAGATTTGTTAACTGTCTCAACTGGAGACCGTGCCTTTGATATCGGAGATACTACTATTGAAGTCAATGCTCTCTTTAAGGCATTAGCAAGTACTAATCAAGGTCATTTCCTCGCTACTCCACAGGTTACTGTTTCATCCGGAGAGACCGGAACTGTTCAGGACGGCAGAGACTTCACGATCTTACTTGCCGGGATAACTACTGCTGGAACAGAAGTTGAAAGAGCCAGAGAAATTGATGTGCAGTCTGGAACAATTGTCAGAGTTACACCTCTTGTTATTCTTGATGAAGAAGGTGAAAAAGCTATTAAGCTTAATATCAAGGTTGAGCGTAGTGAAGCATTTCCTAACCCAACCGGATATGAAAAATTGACTTCAGAAGTAACTAGCTTTAAAACTCTGTACAATGGAGAAGAGACAATTATCGGTGGTTTGACAACTTCCAAAACTAGAAGTGATCGCTATGGAATACCTTTCTTGAAGGATTTACCGTGGTGGGTCTTTGGTATCAGATATCTTACCGGTTATAACAAACACGAGATCGAAACAAAGGAACTGATTATTCTTCTTAAAGCTTCTATCTTGCCCGCCATCCATGAAAGAAAGCTCATAAGACAAGATGTAGCCGAGGAGATTGAAATCAAACGTCAACGTCAACCTGAACTGGAACCGAAACTACTGCCGTAA
- a CDS encoding PAS domain S-box protein — MILDIFLSFIAFFLYMQLGLYVLFNKPRSKVNRAFFYLSISLVIWSFGYVFIHASNNIDTFLFWERISSFGWIIFPALLVNFFFVLKKQAKSLFRTITQLGFYLAGLVFFIQSLLGHLLSNDYLYVAERWIFKPNFASAWYISFVVYLVLAVMISFYLLISWSLKTKVNKEKIQSKIIMITLFLYFAGILVSNYIIPVVSPVEFPGLIHITSFFWVAGFGLAIVRYKFLVLNPQTAASEIIANMKELLFFLDTEGKIIKINQFTEELLGYESSEIINQQFNSFLVDKEKARKILAIEDTLEEIKPHEYFLRKKNRDIVLFNLSSAEVKDDAGDTLGTIIVGYDIRYEKMLEEALRNSEKKFRELYTMVRLMCDNVPDLIWAKDLEKRYIFANKATCQILLNTSDPEEPIGKTDAFFFQREKESHKDDKFWFTFAEDLPDSDSITLERRQAGRYLEFGNIRDEFVYFDVYKAPFWVENQNMIGLVGCGRDVTLEKRMEEKRLDTEIALSQEKELLSVTLSSIGDGVISTDTDGRIVLINKAAEEMTGWQKEEAFGEHIDQVYKLLDSHTREELESTFSLVLRTGRIIGTEHSPILLNRSGKKIYIAHNGAPIFNKEGQIIGVVIAFSDITAKKQIEHELIKIQKLETVGALAGGIAHDFNNIMTAILGNVSMVIRKMPDEKLRNRLFIAEKACFRARDLTRQLLTFAKGGEPVKKVVLLNKMIEDAVLFSLKGSDIECKLNISRNLRPVEVDESQISQVISNLLINAKQAMPDGGLLLINAENITKTDTFNLPIENGEYVKVEVIDTGTGISPQHINHIFDPFYTTKQDGTGLGLAISFNVLARHHGYLHAVSEEGKGSIFTIYLPASGKEFVPEKVQEEVIPYRGEGYIILMDDEIEIRNTLGSMLESLGFTVICTEKGEETINELEKLRENKENLVCTILDLIVPHGMGGKETIMKLREIDPDIKAIVSSGYYSDPVVANYARYGFNGVIEKPYTISNLIKVIKEVTSNVKQVVN; from the coding sequence ATGATCTTAGATATATTCCTCTCCTTCATTGCTTTCTTTTTATACATGCAGTTAGGATTGTATGTACTTTTCAATAAACCACGTTCCAAAGTCAACCGGGCATTTTTCTATCTCTCCATTAGTTTAGTGATCTGGTCATTTGGTTATGTTTTTATCCATGCCTCGAACAATATAGATACTTTTCTTTTTTGGGAACGGATCTCTTCCTTCGGCTGGATAATCTTCCCAGCACTGCTGGTTAATTTCTTTTTTGTACTAAAAAAACAAGCCAAATCACTATTCAGAACAATAACTCAGCTTGGTTTTTATTTAGCTGGTTTAGTCTTCTTTATCCAGTCATTGTTGGGACATCTATTGAGCAATGATTACCTTTATGTAGCAGAAAGATGGATCTTTAAACCTAATTTTGCTTCTGCTTGGTATATATCCTTTGTCGTATATCTCGTTTTAGCAGTAATGATCAGTTTCTATCTGCTCATTTCTTGGAGCTTGAAGACTAAGGTCAATAAAGAAAAGATCCAGTCCAAGATCATCATGATCACCCTCTTCCTATACTTTGCTGGGATTCTGGTCAGTAACTACATAATACCGGTTGTTAGTCCTGTAGAATTTCCCGGATTAATCCACATAACATCCTTTTTCTGGGTTGCAGGCTTTGGATTAGCAATAGTGAGATATAAATTTTTGGTTTTAAATCCTCAAACAGCAGCGAGTGAGATCATTGCCAACATGAAGGAACTTTTATTCTTTCTCGATACAGAAGGTAAGATAATTAAGATCAATCAGTTCACGGAAGAGTTATTAGGTTATGAATCTTCAGAAATAATCAACCAACAATTCAATAGTTTTTTGGTTGATAAGGAAAAAGCCCGCAAGATACTTGCCATCGAAGACACTTTAGAAGAGATAAAACCGCATGAGTATTTTTTGCGCAAAAAAAATAGAGATATTGTATTATTCAATCTCTCTTCAGCAGAAGTAAAAGATGATGCCGGCGATACTTTAGGAACAATAATCGTCGGGTATGACATCAGGTATGAGAAAATGCTGGAAGAGGCGTTACGCAACAGCGAGAAAAAGTTCCGTGAACTCTATACTATGGTCAGGTTAATGTGTGATAATGTACCCGATCTGATCTGGGCTAAAGATCTGGAGAAAAGGTACATTTTTGCCAATAAGGCGACCTGTCAGATACTGCTCAATACCTCAGATCCGGAAGAACCAATCGGTAAAACTGATGCGTTTTTTTTCCAAAGAGAAAAAGAGTCACACAAAGATGATAAATTTTGGTTTACTTTTGCTGAAGACTTACCCGATTCCGATAGTATCACTTTGGAAAGACGACAAGCGGGGCGTTATCTTGAGTTTGGTAATATCAGAGATGAATTTGTCTATTTTGATGTTTATAAAGCCCCCTTCTGGGTTGAAAATCAAAATATGATCGGTCTTGTCGGCTGTGGTAGGGATGTAACCTTAGAAAAACGGATGGAAGAGAAAAGGTTGGATACTGAGATCGCTCTATCTCAAGAGAAAGAGCTTCTATCAGTAACATTGAGTTCTATCGGGGACGGAGTTATCTCTACCGATACAGACGGAAGAATAGTCCTGATCAATAAAGCGGCGGAAGAAATGACCGGTTGGCAGAAAGAAGAAGCATTCGGTGAACATATAGATCAGGTTTATAAATTGCTTGATTCTCATACACGAGAGGAGTTGGAGAGCACTTTTTCACTTGTATTAAGAACAGGCAGGATCATTGGCACCGAGCATAGTCCTATTCTGTTAAACAGATCAGGAAAGAAGATTTATATAGCTCACAATGGAGCACCTATTTTTAACAAGGAAGGTCAGATAATAGGTGTTGTTATTGCATTCAGCGATATAACTGCCAAAAAACAGATCGAACATGAGCTGATCAAAATACAGAAATTGGAGACAGTCGGGGCATTGGCAGGTGGGATAGCCCACGATTTCAATAATATTATGACTGCCATATTGGGCAATGTTTCAATGGTTATCAGGAAGATGCCAGATGAGAAGTTAAGAAATAGATTATTTATAGCAGAAAAGGCCTGTTTCCGAGCTCGTGATCTGACCAGACAACTTCTCACATTTGCTAAAGGGGGAGAACCGGTTAAGAAAGTTGTCCTATTGAACAAGATGATCGAAGACGCAGTTCTTTTCTCTCTAAAGGGCTCTGATATAGAGTGTAAGCTAAACATATCAAGAAATCTGCGACCTGTTGAAGTTGATGAAAGTCAGATCAGCCAAGTTATTAGTAATTTATTGATCAATGCCAAGCAAGCTATGCCTGATGGTGGCTTATTGTTAATAAATGCCGAGAATATAACTAAAACTGATACCTTCAACTTGCCAATAGAAAATGGAGAATATGTTAAAGTTGAAGTTATAGATACCGGAACCGGAATATCACCACAACATATTAATCATATCTTTGATCCCTTCTATACAACCAAGCAAGATGGTACCGGCTTAGGTTTGGCTATCAGCTTCAATGTTTTAGCTCGTCATCATGGTTATCTCCATGCTGTTTCTGAAGAAGGGAAAGGATCAATTTTCACTATCTATTTACCTGCCTCCGGGAAAGAATTCGTTCCTGAGAAAGTACAGGAAGAGGTTATCCCTTATCGTGGTGAGGGCTACATTATCCTGATGGATGATGAGATAGAGATCAGGAATACCCTCGGCAGCATGTTAGAGTCTTTAGGATTTACTGTCATTTGTACTGAAAAAGGTGAGGAAACAATTAATGAATTAGAAAAACTAAGAGAGAATAAAGAGAATCTTGTTTGTACAATTCTTGATCTTATTGTACCTCACGGAATGGGTGGAAAAGAAACGATCATGAAGCTAAGAGAGATTGACCCTGATATCAAAGCGATCGTTTCCAGTGGTTATTACAGTGATCCGGTAGTTGCTAATTATGCCAGATACGGCTTTAATGGAGTGATTGAAAAACCTTATACAATTAGTAATTTGATCAAGGTTATCAAAGAGGTCACTTCAAACGTTAAGCAAGTAGTAAATTAG